The Flavobacterium sp. 140616W15 sequence ATAGCACCTCTTATTTTATATGAAATTTCATTTTCTGACATAATATTGGATTTTATTCTTAAATCAAATTTAATGAAAAATCTTACATTTTAAGCGAGCTTTTTCTCGCAGATTTTGCAGATTGAGGAGATTATTTTTGGGCATGTTTCTATTGAAATAAATCTGCTCAATCTGCAAAATCTGCGAGAGATTAAAAATTAATCATATAAAAAAGAAGTCAATGGACTCGAAGCTACTGCTTGATGATATTGCCTTCCTAGTTTAGCCTCATAAGCTTTTCGGCCGGCGATTACAGCTTCTTTAAAAGCTTCAGCCATTAATTCTGGATTTCCTGCTACAGCAATTGCAGTATTAACTAAAACTGCATCGGCACCAAGTTCCATTGCTTTTGCCGCATCTGATGGAGCTCCGATTCCTGCATCGATAATTACAGGAACATTGCTTTGTTCTATTATAATCTCTAAAAAATCTATTGTTTTCAGCCCTTTATTACTACCAATAGGAGAGCCCAAGGGCATAACAGCAGCTGTTCCTACATCTTCAAGGCGTTTGCATAAAACAGGGTCAGCGTGAATGTAGGGCAGAATAATGAAGCCTAGTTTTGCTAATTCTTCGGTAGCTTTTAGAGTTTCGATAGCATCGGGCATTAAGTATTTAGGATCAGGATGAATTTCGAGTTTTAGCCAGTTGGTTTCAAGTGCTTCACGTGCTAATTGCGCGGCAAATATTGCTTCTTTTGCATTTCTAGCACCCGATGTATTTGGTAATAAATTAATTCTCGGATGTTTTAAATGTGATAAAATAGCATCGGTTTCAGTTTCTAAATCGATGCGTTTTAAAGCAACCGTAACTAATTCACTTCCCGAAGCCAAGATCGCTTTTTCCATTTCCAGATTGGATCCAAATTTTCCAGTTCCTAAAAACAAACGGGATTCGAGGAGTTTATTGCCTATTTTAAATGATGACGTTTGCATATAATTTTTCGTTAAGTTGTGTAATAAGTTTTCCTTTCTCAGAGCTTTTAGTAATTACTCCAGAAACA is a genomic window containing:
- a CDS encoding thiazole synthase — protein: MQTSSFKIGNKLLESRLFLGTGKFGSNLEMEKAILASGSELVTVALKRIDLETETDAILSHLKHPRINLLPNTSGARNAKEAIFAAQLAREALETNWLKLEIHPDPKYLMPDAIETLKATEELAKLGFIILPYIHADPVLCKRLEDVGTAAVMPLGSPIGSNKGLKTIDFLEIIIEQSNVPVIIDAGIGAPSDAAKAMELGADAVLVNTAIAVAGNPELMAEAFKEAVIAGRKAYEAKLGRQYHQAVASSPLTSFLYD